In Anolis sagrei isolate rAnoSag1 chromosome 5, rAnoSag1.mat, whole genome shotgun sequence, the DNA window CTTGAAAttgctgtcagaaatattaaaaattaactaggcatttttaattacaaaaatgtgagtcgagcactgaaagagttaaatggaTTCAATGACTCAGAAAAAGCTGTAGATCAATATAAGAATgtgtgcctgttgcttagtaacgcctcagtctgagagagctctcagtctgagagaagcctaTGTGAGAGAACGCCTCAGGGGGAGTATATGTTTCAGTAGTAGTAGGCCTCgctgtgggagaaaggcttcagagtgtgaggtaggcctcgtaatgagaaggcctcgtgtgtgaagctccagtgtgaaggttgaactttgtgTCATGGAGACCTTGTTTCTCTAGCAGAGTAGAGTGCAGTGCAGCCAGTACTATAGATGAGCTTATGGTAGGGAACAGGAGAGGAAATACATCAGATGCCCTGGTaagttttttaaaaggtaaaCACTTAATTTGATTGTTTCAGGTAACACATCTCAGATAAAAGAGTAGATAGTCAAAAGGAAAAGTCATCTACCTTTGGTAGAAGAGTCATGGAAGGCAGCTCAAGGCAAAGAGAAACTTTCTCAGAGAAAGCCCTTGAGAATCAGGAGAGGGAGTAGAGATGCTTCCCAATCGATCAAGAAGTTGAGAAAGGGATTGAGCTGGAATTTGCTGTGTAGTATTGTAACTATGGTACTTAGTTTACACAtaccctttccccccaaaataagaccTAACCAGAAAATAAGCCCTATCATGATTTCTCTTCAAGATACTCGTAATATAAGCCAAAAATAAGACTCAGTTAAGACTGTCAACTGCTGGTAGTACATCCCTTATGACACACGACGGACATAttgaattataataaaataatattagtatatatataaaatataaaataatattgtcGACATAAAAGGTTAACAATGTTCCAGAAGATTACTGTCCTTGAATAAATGCCAGTGTTTGTACATGAATTAATGTAGATtattgcacattttttaaaaagatattcctAATGCATCTTTTGGAGCAAACCTggtcttattttggggggaaataccaTATAGGATTCTTGTCAGTATCTCTATAAAACACTGGAATGAACATACGTAGGTGTGTAAAAATCCCTCCTTAGATTATTTCTATTAAAAGGTGCTTTATCTGGCTATTCTAGTAACGGTCCTGGTTTTGATGCAGGCCACCCTTCCTGTCTGGACATGTCTGCGGAACTTGTGGCGATCATTAAGACCTATCCCTGGCAATGCATGGAGTGCAAGACATGCATCATATGCGGCCAGCCTCACCACGAGGAAGAGATGATGTTCTGCGACCTCTGCGACCGCGGCTATCATACCTTTTGCGTGGGGCTTGGTGCTATCCCCTCAGGTAGTTATTTACCCAAGTTACTTTTTCTCCAGAGACTGAGATCAGCTTGCTTCTTGTCTTCTGCTTCCAAggctgcaaagaaaaaaaatgaagcaggcatgggcaaactacagccctccaggtgttttggacctcaactcccaccactcctaaAAGCCTACGGTtagctgaagtccgaaacacctggagggttgaagtttgcacatgcctattGAGATGATATTTCACTACTTCAGTCCTTTTTCAGGTGTCTTTTTTATTTGTGACGATGTGGGGGGgaaaatatttccttttaaatctttttactgccttgtattgatgtattttcccCCATTTAAATTAGCTGGGGTTTTCTTGTGAGGCCTTTAtattacaggcttgagacacACTTGTAGTaaacaaagtaacaaagtttatttatagcttctggctccaacgcttatggttatatttgtgtgtactgttacagtcttgagtcttacattcaatatcattcatttagttaacttttcctatcaaacttcaactgtttcacatcaacgaatatgttactttttcatatactcttgacagaactatattcCGCCACAAaccacactggcacttctttattctccttaaaacttaagctccattttcctaactgcttttctctcacagaagttccaaactatccttcacaaacaggaatccctaactgacTATCCTGACTCTCTAACTGcttatttttaaacttaactccgcccctttggaatgttcagctctcttcccaccaactgccattctggctcagcagccctttcaaatcctggcctacactcatctgcatacgaccaatcggctgcacttatgcaaattaatcttgcctctactgttgctaccctatttctgccaattctgccacattgcaacatagagcaATACATcaaaaaattaacatagatcaacaaattTGCTACACCTGTATGTAAAGCATTACTTCCAAGTGGCAGAGGTTCATTCTGTATCCCACACAGGTGAGATGGCCACTCCCAGTGAGATacccattgaaaaactagagcaaagtgtgctgcaggatgtctcccaaaaaatgttgggaaccactgatgtagatctacactagcttcaaactgcactgACTAGGCATCTGCTCACAAAAATGTGCAAACAAAAGCCCTTAATGCTCTGTGGTTTGTCATTTCTGTCCGGGCCTCAAACCATATTGAATGTATCGGGATTGGGAATTTGAATAATGTACGTAAGTTATGCATTCTTGACTGTGGCCATGAATTTCAGCCTGAGGCCCACTTTCCTTGTCCCAAACCAGGACTTGTAGCCGTCTTTCCACTATTACACATTTTGCCTCCTTTTAACACAAAGCTCTTGCTTTGTAGGTCGCTGGATCTGTGACTGTTGTGAGCGGCAGCCCCCGATCCCCAGGGGCAGAGGGAGAAGAGCAAAGAACAGCAAAGAAGGGTGAAAAACACACGGTTACATTCTGTCTACTCAACTgcacacaaaaaacaaacaagtgcTCAGTTTGGTGCTATTCTACCGACCACTCTTGTCTAAGGAAAAATACCACTCGAAAACATTGTTcaccaaataaagtttttttttaatttcagtaCAGTGGGGAGGATTCTTGGGTACATTCTGTTCACGGCTCTGCTTTTCAACTGGCAACCCCAGAAAGCAGGGAAATGCTCTGCCTTATCTGTCCGCACACAATTTGTCGAAAGGATCCaaagctatatttttatatatatagaaaaagcTGCACAGCAGATACATTGCATAGCAATCACTTGTGTCCTGCTCTTCAGGAAAAGGTTGACTATTAAGAGAAGTGCTGTTGAAAAACAGAATGACAATGAAAAGAGGGATACGGTCTGTTTTGTAAAGAATTCACAGGTGTTTTGTATCACAGAGTTGACAATGCTATGCTTGAATGAACTGACAGCAGTTCCAAATGGTTTCTGTCATCTTCAGACTGTTTTCCTCCTCTTGGAAAAATACCTACTTGTTTCCAGTTACAGGAAAAGGAATAATTAGATCTATCGAATCCAGAAGACGAGATAGCCGTTGATGTGCTTTGGTACAAATGCGTCAACCCACAGATGGCTttaccattgggttgttgtagattttttcaggctatatggccatggtctagagccgtGATGGTGAagctatgacacgtgtgtcagcactgacacgcatggctatttttgatgacacgcagacacatgcggccacatacagagaaatacaccttataagagccaatctaattccatccataaatttgtaaaaggctctaaaATTTAACATCTACACGTTTGAACATTTTTCACtctataactcagcatggattatatatttttcttacttaaactataaatattgcaaaattatgttgtttttttctcaaagtgacactccaccGAAGTTATGCTcaagtttttggcaaattttgacacaccaaactcaaaaggttgcccatcactggtctagaggcattatctcctgacgtttcgcctgtatctatggcaagcatcctcagaggtagtgaggatgcttgccatagatgcaggcgaaatgtcaggagataatgcctctagaccatggccatatagcccgaaaaaatctacaacaacccagtgattacggccatgaaagccttcgacaatacacagctTTACCATTGCTTAATTTTGGGAAACACTTTaagccagggatcctcaaactttttaaacagagggccaggtcacagtccctcaaactgttggagggccggattacaatttgaaaaaaaaacatgaattctgcACACTGTACAGatcttatttctagtgcaaaaaaaaaaacactttaaaacaatacaataattaaaacgaagaacaattttaacaaatattaacttatgagtatttcaatgggaagtgtggggctgcttttggctgatgagataggattgttgttgttgttattttgtgctttcaagtcgtttcagacttaggttgaccctgagtgagggccgggtaaatgaccttggagggccgtatccggcccctggcccCTAGTTAAAGcagaggacccctgctttaagctGTTTAATAATGGAGTAAACAGACCTGGGAGTAGTGGGGTCTCTTTTTGTATtggaagctttttttaaaaaaaaggcttaAATGTGATTATTAAGGATGCTGTAGCTGTGGATGCCTgcatatcagtatgcaaagggacctTGGAACAtccaccttctttggaggcttttaaacagaggctggatggccatctgtcaggggtgctttgaatgcgatttttctgcttcttggcagggggttggactggatggcccatgaggtctcttccaactctatgattcttagactcacaggcatgggcaaacttgagctgtcctccaggtgttttggacttcaactcccacaattcctaacagccggtaggctgttaggaattgtgggagttgaagtccaaaacacctggaggacagctcaagtttgcccatgcctgccttagagaaTGAACTTGATAACATGAGCTTTGATAGACATCTACTCCCTCGGATGTCGCATTTATAATATAGTGAAACACTGGGTGCGGATTCACGGTATTTCTCAAGTTCTGAAAATCTTCATAtagaaaataaaactttattcaaAGTCACAGTGAATTAGAACATTCGTAATCTTCAACCTTGATCAGTGAACTGTAAAAAATACTACAGCATCGCTCTCTGGCCAAAGAGTACAATACAAAAATCAGTTATGGCTTTATTTTCCCTTCCCCACCACAAGACACACCAGTTAGTACTAATGTTCAAAGAACAGTCTTCATTCGGTTTTTACGTGTTGTTCACCCCACCCAATCCCCACCGAAAAAAGCGCACGTCTATAAAGCTAAAAGAGGATTTCGAGGATTAGCTTGAGTATCCCAATGAGTATAGTCCAGAAGACCGATTCTTCGTCCTGAGAGTCATCTTCCGTTGACGGAGGATGCTTGCGGCTCATTTCCATCTCTTCCGGATTGTAGGAGCCGCCACTAAACGGCGAATGCACAACGGTCGGATCGTAGAATACCTTCATCTCGAATTCGCTCTCCCGGTGAGACGGGTGGCCGTAGATCCCTATCCCCACCGGGCGGCGAAAGTGCTCAGGGACATACACCACGTCCCGGCCGCAAGTGACGGACTGCAGCTCGTAATCGTCGAAACTGGGGTGAAGTGTCACGTCAGACACATACAAGTCCGCATCGCCTTGCAAGCTCTGCATCTGAAGAATGATCTTCCCTTCGTGGTTCAGTCTTAAGTAGCTGTAGTTCCCGGCGCCGATCTGACCGTGAACCACGTGGAGGAGAAGCCATTCTTCCGGTGTATCGTCCTCCTCATTGTAAGCACTTGCCGTGAATAGAAGGCCTTGGGAAGCAAGCAAAACCAGAAGCAATCGCTCGCAGGGAGTGGCCATCTCACCTGTGCAGGATACAGAACAATCTTATCACATGGAAgaaccgtatatactcgaatataagccgactcgaatataagcctaagCACCTAATTTTGCCtgaaaaaactgagaaaatggattgactcaagtataaactgagATACCAATACAATTGCATTAACTGAAgcatctgtaggttaaatgtttttcaatatttacataaaattgtaatttaaaagaagactgtccaactctgattattcgtatcttcttcaatgtaaatgtgcttatgtatccttccaataatagagtaaaataataaatgtaataataataataatggaaatgtaaaaatagcagtaataatagtgtaaaataataaatgtaataataataaatagagtgaaataataaatgtaataataacaataaagtaaaataataaatataataataatataatggaaatgtaatagtagtactaatagtgtaaaataataaatgtaataataataataataataatagagtgaaataataaatgtaataataacactaataaagtaaaataataaatgtattgtcgaaggctttcatggctggaatcactaggttcttgtgggtttttttcgggctatagggccatgttctagaggcatttctcctgacgtttcgcctgcatctatggcaagcatcctcagaggtagtgaggtctactacctctgaggatgcttgccatagatgcaggcgaaacgtcaggagaaatgcctctagaacatggccctatagcccgaaaaaaccccacaagagcctactaaaataataaatgtaataataataataaatagagtgaaataataaatgtaataacaacactaataaggtaaaataataaacgtaataccttggcctgtacttaaacacaatcggtgctgtcaaaattaccatctgtcagctacaaaaggctaccctattgggatctgcatgcattatttgttgatacatcacatagtcctagacacttgggaagtgtctgacatgtgatccaatacaacagtcagtataaggatcttgtttgctgtgtacttatcttgtgtttcaattaataataataaagtaaaataataaatgtaataaaaataataacaaagggGACTTTTTCTGCGTAAAAAAGGGCTAAAAAATTAGGCTTATATTTCAGTATATACAGTAATGCTTTACAAAAAGGAGATTTCGGTTCTCACAATTTTGAGATTTGACTGGgttgactctgaaagagctgagggtggtgagagccgacagggagctctagcatgggctggtccaggaggtcgcgaagagttggaagcgactgaatgaataaacaagaacaacaaacgaCAATTCGAGAAAAATATTGACAGGCTGGACAGTGGCCAGAGAAAGtgacaaaatggtcaaaggtctggaagccaagcactACGAGGAGTGGTTGAGGAAGctggagatatataaaccctttttcctagttccaacagacctcactacttctgaggatgcttgccatagatgcaggcgaaacgtcaggagagaatgcctctagaccatggccatattgcccgaaaaaacctacaacccactgGAGATGttcagtttggagaagagaaggccacCAAAGCCTTGTTTATATATTGGAatggatgtcccattgaggaggaaggagcaatCTTGTTTCCTGCGCTGGAGCCttggattcaaatggcaagaaaaaaGGTTCaaactaaacattagaaagaacttcctgatggcaagacctgtttcaacagtggaatatgcttccttggagtgtggtggtctcttacggatggtcatctgtcaggaatggTTTGTGTATTCCTGACTAGCAgaatagagttggactggatggcccttggggcctcttccaattctgtgattcaaaAGGACTTGGGAAACAATACACAGTCATCATTTGTCACTCTATTTCACTATATTCTTTGGGACTTTACTACACCATGTTCTTAGGGAGCTTACTATGTGAAAAGCCCTATATGGGTGATCCTTTTTTATGGGCAactaataaacaaaaaatagaatTAAGGATCATCTTCATGTGGTACAGAAAATCCATATCATGTATATTATGTCCTAAACGCTATTTATGTACTCACGTgtatggtttttttgtttgtttgttttgtcatgtaaggagtaacttgagaaactacaagtcgctcctggtgtgagagaattggtcgtctgcaaggacgttgcccaggggatgcctggatgatttgacgtt includes these proteins:
- the C5H6orf120 gene encoding UPF0669 protein C6orf120 homolog isoform X1; its protein translation is MVVSERGEMATPCERLLLVLLASQGLLFTASAYNEEDDTPEEWLLLHVVHGQIGAGNYSYLRLNHEGKIILQMQSLQGDADLYVSDVTLHPSFDDYELQSVTCGRDVVYVPEHFRRPVGIGIYGHPSHRESEFEMKVFYDPTVVHSPFSGGSYNPEEMEMSRKHPPSTEDDSQDEESVFWTILIGILKLILEILF
- the C5H6orf120 gene encoding UPF0669 protein C6orf120 homolog isoform X2 is translated as MATPCERLLLVLLASQGLLFTASAYNEEDDTPEEWLLLHVVHGQIGAGNYSYLRLNHEGKIILQMQSLQGDADLYVSDVTLHPSFDDYELQSVTCGRDVVYVPEHFRRPVGIGIYGHPSHRESEFEMKVFYDPTVVHSPFSGGSYNPEEMEMSRKHPPSTEDDSQDEESVFWTILIGILKLILEILF